A genomic segment from Takifugu rubripes chromosome 20, fTakRub1.2, whole genome shotgun sequence encodes:
- the LOC105417933 gene encoding ankyrin repeat domain-containing protein 24-like, which produces MDHQQTVFSLMKKLCPCFSLLPLTSQDWSRSDERLLQAVEQNEPEKVAALIIKKGLCPTKLDAEGKSAFHLGVSLGRLDCLEVIIAHGADLTVTDGVGLSALHLAAKNSQSECLKRLLQERLEVNCTDSIQRMPLHHAALSGCLSCTEILWDFKADLDAQDEDGSTPLILAAQMSRAALCAFLLGRGANANIQDNEGRSALMLACESDSVETVQVLLRGGASTQLVDALGHKAADYSATTGNQRLVQMLQHGPPPAHPIIHFISARRHYTPQEESSTTPALSSPAPGTSATISGGG; this is translated from the exons ATGGATCACCAGCAGACTGTTTTTAGCCTGATGAAGAAGCTCTGTCCTTGTTTCAGCCTGCTGCCGTTAACC AGTCAGGATTGGAGTAGGAGTGATGAGAGACTCTTGCAGGCGGTGGAGCAAAATGAACCGGAGAAAGTTGCGGCTCTCATTATCAAAAAGGGTCTCTGTCCTACCAAACTGGATGCTGAGGGCAAGTCCGC GTTCCACCTCGGTGTGTCCCTGGGTCGGCTGGACTGTCTGGAGGTCATCATCGCTCACGGGGCAGACCTCACTGTAACAGACGGTGTTG GCCTCAGCGCCCTTCACCTTGCAGCCAAAAACAGCCAGTCAGAATGTTTAAAAAGACTCTTACAA gAGAGATTAGAAGTGAATTGCACTGATAGCATCCAGAGGATGCCTCTCCACCATGCAG CCCTCAGTGGATGCTTGTCCTGCACTGAGATTCTGTGGGACTTTAAAGCTGATCTGGATGCTCAAGATGAG GATGGATCCACCCCTTTGATTTTAGCTGCCCAGATGAGCAGAGCGGCGCTGTGTGCCTTTCTTCTGGGTCGTGGTGCCAATGCAAACATACAAGACAATGAAGGAAG ATCCGCTTTGATGCTGGCGTGTGAGAGTGACAGCGTTGAGACCGTACAAGTTTTATTGCGAGGCGGAGCCAGCACACAACTGGTTGACGCCCTCGGCCACAAAGCTGCCGACTACAGCGCAACCACGGGGAACCAGCGCCTCGTGCAGATGCTGCAGCATGGACCGCCGCCAG CACATCCCATCATCCACTTCATCAGTGCAAGGCGGCACTACACCCCGCAAGAGGAAAGCTCCACCACCCCCGCGCTCTCCTCTCCCG CCCCCGGAACCTCAGCAACAATCTCAG gtggaggatga
- the LOC101070930 gene encoding ankyrin repeat domain-containing protein 24-like has translation MLEMFEKDDTDMQASSSDFVPITQYETLRKEFEELQDRFSKARASDDATSVAEECDEKSQKGDADAESVEALKEKLQGLKEQLAFSQTELKELREQMRLGVLSVEHGLGDTVEEESPSQEVQQLRSRVTDLEEELAQRCGDSDMVKQLTEKVEELQAALAGKQENGGEGDDAEAVKFLRGRVAELEAALAEFRNSGKEGGAAGSGDQIRRLQERVAELEGQLRKCVPRSELEEVQVTLGLQCEQLARERAEVARRLNDALLDLERLRPSQAGDEEEEEEEEQSVSSEPSLPENSRHSLAAVREELEVARQEAAQVLDCLCAERESRAQDALQLKDAVPLSKHKEALAAVSEQLAQTLQELQEEKLLRGQAEQQAATLEAKLQTMQDAIPKEEHEKIKAELQRSLQASESSLAAAQEALSEKEMELRELKSQKATEHGMVSQEDHEALRLSLQAEINATTARFNDLTRKHEKTCTEVFQVQREALFNKSERQVAESQLASVQQQLADLQAKSSHIQELHKDIQESQGLVKEKDRKITELSKEVFRLKEALGALSPPLGITSSSTPTSSSSSHPTNPGQQMALQNRIAILSQQLQDWEKKHKQVVTIYRSHLLAAVQGRMDEEVQGLLLQILRMSQQGP, from the exons ATGCTGGAAATGTTTGAGAAGGATGACACAGACATGCAGGCCTCTAGCTCGGACTTTGTCCCCATCACTCAATATGAGACCCTGAGGAAGGAGTTTGAAGAACTTCAGGATCGTTTCTCCAAGGCCCGAGCTTCAGATGATGCCACCAGTGTGGCAGAGGAGTg CGATGAGAAGTCTCAAAAGGGAGATGCTGATGCAGAGAGTGTGGAAGCTCTGAAGGAGAAGCttcaagggctgaaggagcagctggccTTTTCCCAAactgagctgaaggagctgagggagcaGATGCGCCTCGGGGTGCTCTCTGTTGAGCATGGTCTTGGGGAtactgtggaggaggagagtccaAGCCAAGAAGTGCAACAGCTGAGATCGAGGGTGACGGATTTAGAGGAGGAGCTAGCTCAAAGATGTGGTGACAGTGACATGGTCAAGCAGCTGACAGAGAAAGTAGAGGAACTCCAGGCCGCTCTGGCTGGGAAACAAGAGAATGGCGGGGAAGGAGACGACGCAGAAGCGGTGAAGTTCCTTCGCGGCAGAGTGGCTGAGTTGGAGGCAGCCCTGGCTGAGTTCAGGAATTCAGGTAAAGAGGGAGGTGCAGCTGGAAGTGGAGATCAGATCCGTCGTCTTCAGGAGCGCGTTGCGGAGCTAGAGGGGCAGCTCCGGAAATGTGTGCCTCGCTCCGAGTtggaggaggtgcaggtgaCTCTGGGGCTCCAGTGTGAACAGCTGGCCAGGGAAAGAGCGGAGGTGGCTAGAAGGCTCAATGATGCTCTCCTGGACTTGGAGAGACTCAGACCTTCTCAAGCtggggatgaggaagaggaggaagaagaggagcaatCAGTGAGCTCAGAGCCTTCTTTACCAG AGAACTCCAGACACTCCCTGGCAGCAGTGAGAGAAGAACTGGAGGTGGcgaggcaggaagcagcccaGGTTCTCGACTGTCTGTGCGCTGAGCGGGAGAGCCGTGCACAGGATGCCCTGCAGCTGAAAGACGCGGTGCCGCTCTCGAAGCATAAAGAGGCGCTGGCTGCAGTGTCGGAGCAGCTGGCTCAGacgctgcaggagctccaggaggaaaAGCTCCTCAGGGGTCAGGCTGAGCAACAGGCAGCCACTCTGGAGGCCAAACTGCAGACCATGCAGGACGCTATCCCCAAAGAGGAACATGAAAAAATCAAG GCAGAGCTCCAGCGCTCTCTGCAGGCCAGTGAGAGCAGCTTGGCAGCAGCTCAGGAGGCTCTGAGTgagaaggagatggagctgAGAGAGCTGAAGTCCCAGAAGGCCACAGAGCACGGCATGGTCTCCCAGGAGGACCACGAGGCCCTGCGACTCTCTTTGCAGGCTGAGATCAACGCAACCACGGCCCGTTTCAATGATCTGACGCGAAAACATGAGAAAACCTGcactgag GTGTTCCAGGTGCAGCGAGAGGCTCTGTTCAACAAGAGCGAACGGCAGGTGGCAGAGTCGCAGCTGGCCTCGGTGCAGCAACAGCTGGCTGACTTGCAGGCCAAATCCAGCCACATCCAGGAGCTACACAAGGACATTCAGGAGTCCCAGGGCCTGGTCAAGGAAAAGGATCGTAAG ATCACAGAGTTATCCAAGGAGGTTTTCCGGCTAAAGGAGGCCCTTGGAGCCCTCTCACCTCCTTTAGGCattacctcctcctccacccccacctcctcgtcctcctctcaTCCTACTAATCCTGGACAGCAGATGGCGCTGCAGAACAGGATCGCCATACtcagccagcagctccag GACTGGGAGAAAAAGCACAAACAAGTTGTGACTATATATCGCTCTCATCTACTGGCAGCTGTGCAG GGTCGAATGGATGAAGAGGTGCAGGGTCTCCTGCTCCAGATCCTGAGGATGTCACAGCAGGGACCGtga
- the shdb gene encoding src homology 2 domain containing transforming protein D, b, which yields MAKWLKDYLSFGSRKVPPQPPTPDYTESEILKAYRLQRDLDFEDPYDNSENRPRGESGASDPATPVYGSPMKSSGVDMKSPKHRLIKVDSQELGRTKILLSAISLEDHPEPILPSAPLAGDTDYSDPFDARLDHRPEADFGPVPCENNSYMEPYEAQRVITELQRGSGGRARAEVQLYDTPYEDERGQRLGLVYGDVHEEGKESSKLPQDDERPADEYDQPWEWKKDHISKAFAVQFDGAEWDRSSSPTERLRPPGPRSSPLAGGGMKFRMPQDGQMMGERVDPALPLEKQVWYHGSLSRSEAESLLTLCKECSYLVRTSQTNHSEYSLSLRSCQGFMHMKLTQCKDGKYVLGQNSPPFDTIPEVIHFYTTHKLPVRGAEHLSLLFPVLVQTL from the exons ATGGCCAAGTGGCTGAAGGACTACCTGAGCTTCGGCAGCAGGAAGGTGCCGCCACAGCCGCCCACACCAGACTACACAGAGAGCGAGATCCTCAAAGCCTACAGGCTCCAGCGGGATCTAGATTTTGAGGATCCTTACGACAATTCTGAGAACAGGCCCAGGGGTGAGTCTGGGGCCTCAGACCCTGCCACGCCTGTGTACGGGTCTCCCATGAAGTCCTCTGGTGTGGACATGAAGTCGCCCAAACACAGACTGATCAAAGTGGACTCCCAGGAACTGGGTCGCACCAAGATCCTCCTCAGCGCCATCTCTTTAGAAGACCACCCCGAGCCT ATATTGCCTTCTGCTCCACTGGCTGGTGACACAGATTACTCGGACCCCTTCGATGCACGTTTGGATCACAGACCAGAAGCCGATTTCGGACCAGTTCCCTGTGAGAACAATAGCTACATGGAACCATATGAGGCCCAGAGGGTCATTACAG AGCTGCAGCGTGGATCAGGAGGAAGAGCCCGGGCTGAGGTGCAGCTCTACGACACCCCGTACGAGGATGAGCGAGGCCAGCGTCTGGGCCTGGTGTACGGGGATGTGCACGAGGAGGGAAAGGAGAGCAGCAAGCTGCCGCAGGACGACGAGAGACCGGCTGACGAGTACGACCAACCCTGGGAATGGAAAAAGGATCACATCTCCAAAGCTTTTGCAG TACAGTTTGACGGTGCAGAATGGGACCGTTCCTCTTCTCCCACCGAGCGGTTGCGTCCTCCCGGACCGAGGTCAAGCCCGCTGGCGGGAGGTGGGATGAAGTTCCGAATGCCACAGGACGGCCAGATGATGGGGGAAAGAGTGGATCCTGCTCTGCCTCTGGAGAAACAGGT ATGGTACCACGGTTCCTTGTCTCGTTCAGAGGCGGAGTCTCTGCTAACGCTGTGTAAAGAGTGTAGCTACCTGGTGAGGACCAGCCAGACCAACCACTCCGAATACTCCTTGTCTCTACG GAGCTGCCAGGGCTTCATGCACATGAAGTTGACTCAGTGCAAAGACGGGAAGTACGTGCTGGGACAGAACAGCCCTCCCTTTGACACCATCCCAGAGGTCATCCATTTCTACACCACACATAAACTCCCGGTCCGAGGTGCAGAACACCTGTCCCTGCTCTTCCCagtgctggtgcagacactcTGA